A genome region from Quadrisphaera sp. RL12-1S includes the following:
- a CDS encoding amidase, whose protein sequence is MAPQAHGQDVDVVEASIADLRAALADGRATAVSLLEAHLARIAAYDAPGTETALNAVVVLNPAAHEEARASDQRRARGESLGPLDGIPYTAKDSYLVRGLTAAAGSPAFADLVAQRDAFTIERLRTAGAVCLGLTNMPPMANGGMQRGVYGRAESPYSADWLTAPFASGSSNGSGTATAASFAAFGLGEETWSSGRGPASNNGLVAYTPSRGVISTRGNWPLVPTMDVVVPHTRSVADLLEVLDVVVADDPLTRGDLWRSQPWVALPAASAVRPESYPALAVDDVDAAREVLRGARVGVPRMYVNADPDAGTGTGIGGPTGQRIETRASVIALWEAARADLEAAGAEVVEVDFPAVTHYEGDRAGAPTIATRGLVPADFLRREVTDLAAWAFEDFLDANGDPALSTLAGVDGARIFPHPAGALPDRYTGFDDDLPTYPQWVRDHPGASYADVPGIEAGLRGLEATRKADVEDWMDALGLAAVVFPAVADVGPATADVDEAAADAAWRNGVWVANGNLAVRHLGIPTVTVPMGVMDDTGMPVGLTLAGRAYDDTRLLRLAAAFEATGSRRVAPPRTPPLR, encoded by the coding sequence ATGGCCCCCCAGGCGCACGGTCAGGACGTCGACGTCGTCGAGGCCTCCATCGCCGACCTGCGTGCAGCCCTGGCCGACGGACGCGCCACGGCCGTCTCGCTGCTGGAGGCCCACCTCGCCCGCATCGCCGCCTACGACGCCCCGGGCACCGAGACCGCGCTGAACGCCGTCGTCGTCCTCAACCCCGCGGCCCACGAGGAGGCGCGCGCCTCCGACCAGCGCCGCGCCCGCGGGGAGTCGCTCGGACCCCTCGACGGCATCCCCTACACCGCCAAGGACAGCTACCTCGTGCGCGGCCTCACCGCCGCGGCCGGCAGCCCGGCCTTCGCCGACCTCGTGGCCCAGCGCGACGCCTTCACCATCGAACGGCTGCGCACCGCCGGCGCGGTCTGCCTGGGCCTGACCAACATGCCGCCCATGGCCAACGGAGGCATGCAGCGCGGCGTCTACGGACGCGCCGAGAGCCCGTACAGCGCCGACTGGCTCACCGCCCCGTTCGCCTCCGGCTCGTCCAACGGGTCCGGGACGGCGACCGCCGCGAGCTTCGCCGCGTTCGGCCTGGGGGAGGAGACCTGGTCGAGCGGGCGCGGGCCCGCCAGCAACAACGGCCTGGTCGCCTACACCCCCTCCCGCGGCGTCATCTCCACGCGGGGCAACTGGCCGCTGGTGCCGACCATGGACGTCGTCGTCCCGCACACCCGCTCCGTGGCGGACCTGCTGGAGGTGCTCGACGTCGTCGTCGCCGACGACCCGCTCACCCGCGGCGACCTGTGGCGCTCCCAGCCGTGGGTGGCCCTCCCCGCCGCGTCCGCGGTGCGCCCGGAGTCCTACCCGGCGCTCGCCGTCGACGACGTCGACGCCGCCCGCGAGGTGCTGCGCGGCGCGCGCGTGGGGGTGCCGCGGATGTACGTCAACGCCGACCCCGACGCCGGCACGGGCACCGGCATCGGCGGCCCGACCGGGCAGCGGATCGAGACCCGCGCCTCCGTCATCGCCCTGTGGGAGGCCGCCCGCGCGGACCTCGAGGCCGCCGGCGCCGAGGTGGTCGAGGTCGACTTCCCCGCGGTGACCCACTACGAGGGCGACCGCGCCGGCGCCCCCACCATCGCCACCCGCGGCCTGGTCCCGGCCGACTTCCTGCGCCGTGAGGTGACCGACCTCGCCGCCTGGGCCTTCGAGGACTTCCTGGACGCCAACGGCGACCCGGCGCTGAGCACCCTCGCCGGCGTCGACGGTGCGCGGATCTTCCCCCACCCCGCCGGAGCCCTGCCGGACCGGTACACCGGCTTCGACGACGACCTGCCCACCTACCCGCAGTGGGTCCGCGACCACCCGGGCGCCTCCTACGCCGACGTGCCGGGCATCGAGGCCGGGCTGCGCGGGCTGGAGGCCACGCGGAAGGCCGACGTCGAGGACTGGATGGACGCCCTGGGCCTGGCCGCGGTCGTCTTCCCCGCCGTGGCCGACGTCGGCCCGGCCACCGCCGACGTCGACGAGGCCGCCGCCGACGCCGCGTGGCGCAACGGCGTCTGGGTGGCCAACGGCAACCTCGCGGTCCGCCACCTCGGCATCCCCACCGTGACCGTCCCCATGGGCGTCATGGACGACACCGGCATGCCCGTCGGGCTGACCCTCGCCGGGCGCGCCTACGACGACACCCGGCTGCTGCGCCTGGCCGCCGCGTTCGAGGCGACGGGCTCGCGGCGGGTCGCGCCGCCGCGCACGCCGCCGCTGCGCTGA
- a CDS encoding agmatine deiminase family protein: MTTAMPAEWEPHERTWMAFPPPNATFGEVGGADLQRARVAWSRVANTVVGFEPVRMLVRPEDASAARELLDPRVQLDEVGLDDSWLRDSGPTFVRSELGDVRAVDWTFNGWGGQSWAAWDQDALVARHVAGLAGVPVASSSLVTEGGGFHVDGEGTVLLTETVQLDPDRNPGWTREQVEAEVHAQLGTSTAIWLPRGLTADYGEFGTRGHVDIVAAFTAPGEVVVHTQTDPGHPDHEVSAEVAELLRAATDARGRRLRVTELLAPVVGEVDGELVDHSYVNHYVANGVVVLCGFADERDADAARVLAQAYPGREVVLVDARDVFAFGGGIHCITQQQPA; the protein is encoded by the coding sequence ATGACGACCGCGATGCCCGCCGAGTGGGAGCCCCACGAGCGCACGTGGATGGCCTTCCCTCCGCCCAACGCCACGTTCGGCGAGGTGGGCGGCGCTGACCTGCAGCGCGCCCGGGTCGCGTGGAGCCGGGTCGCGAACACCGTGGTGGGCTTCGAGCCGGTGCGGATGCTCGTGCGACCCGAGGACGCCAGCGCCGCGCGCGAGCTGCTCGACCCCCGCGTGCAGCTGGACGAGGTGGGCCTGGACGACTCCTGGCTGCGCGACTCCGGGCCGACGTTCGTGCGCTCCGAGCTCGGTGACGTGCGCGCGGTCGACTGGACCTTCAACGGCTGGGGCGGGCAGAGCTGGGCCGCGTGGGACCAGGACGCGCTGGTGGCGCGGCACGTGGCGGGGCTCGCCGGGGTGCCCGTCGCGTCGTCGTCGCTGGTGACCGAGGGCGGCGGCTTCCACGTGGACGGCGAGGGCACGGTGCTGCTCACCGAGACCGTGCAGCTGGACCCGGACCGCAACCCCGGGTGGACCCGCGAGCAGGTCGAGGCCGAGGTGCACGCCCAGCTGGGCACGTCCACGGCCATCTGGCTGCCGCGCGGACTGACCGCCGACTACGGGGAGTTCGGCACCCGCGGCCACGTCGACATCGTCGCGGCGTTCACCGCCCCCGGCGAGGTGGTCGTGCACACCCAGACCGACCCCGGCCACCCCGACCACGAGGTGTCCGCCGAGGTGGCCGAGCTGCTGCGCGCCGCCACCGACGCCCGAGGTCGCCGCCTGCGGGTCACCGAGCTGCTCGCCCCGGTGGTGGGCGAGGTGGACGGCGAGCTGGTCGACCACTCCTACGTCAACCACTACGTGGCCAACGGGGTCGTCGTGCTCTGCGGCTTCGCCGACGAGCGCGACGCGGACGCGGCGCGCGTGCTGGCGCAGGCCTACCCGGGCAGGGAGGTGGTGCTGGTGGACGCCCGGGACGTCTTCGCCTTCGGCGGCGGCATCCACTGCATCACCCAGCAGCAGCCGGCCTGA
- a CDS encoding TetR/AcrR family transcriptional regulator C-terminal domain-containing protein, with translation MARPTSPLLSRGAILTASLDLVDVAGDFTMPRLARALGVSASSLYHHVPGGRSDVVEGLRGLVCAGRMPDQRVDGEDWRAFAERWARGYRGAMAAHPHVVPLLTAQTVSDPEVLASYEALVEVLVQDGFDDATALHVVAVLDCFVLGSALDAGAPAEVWDDDDERRPRLSRAVRAAESQPGDRSAATFELGLGSLLTGLELAHRSGAAAEGA, from the coding sequence GTGGCTCGCCCGACCTCGCCGCTGCTCTCCCGCGGCGCCATCCTCACGGCCTCGCTGGACCTGGTGGACGTCGCCGGCGACTTCACCATGCCGCGCCTCGCCCGGGCCCTCGGGGTGAGCGCGTCGTCGCTGTACCACCACGTGCCGGGCGGGCGCTCCGACGTCGTCGAAGGCCTGCGCGGGCTGGTGTGCGCGGGGCGGATGCCCGACCAGCGCGTCGACGGCGAGGACTGGCGGGCCTTCGCCGAGCGCTGGGCCCGCGGCTACCGCGGCGCGATGGCCGCGCACCCCCACGTCGTCCCCCTGCTCACCGCGCAGACGGTCAGCGACCCCGAGGTCCTGGCCAGCTACGAGGCGCTGGTCGAGGTGCTGGTGCAGGACGGCTTCGACGACGCCACCGCCCTGCACGTGGTGGCGGTGCTCGACTGCTTCGTGCTCGGCTCCGCCCTCGACGCCGGTGCCCCCGCGGAGGTCTGGGACGACGACGACGAGCGCCGCCCGCGCCTGTCACGCGCCGTGCGCGCCGCGGAGTCCCAGCCCGGAGACCGCTCTGCGGCCACGTTCGAGCTGGGCCTGGGCAGCCTGCTCACCGGCCTGGAGCTCGCGCACCGGTCAGGTGCGGCAGCCGAGGGCGCCTGA
- a CDS encoding 13E12 repeat family protein, whose translation MTSSAPPRWALGDPAEDPTSGSAPEEPFDLDTEADDPDHPAEAGARFSTSWWTHQLTSDPLTGTIAERRRIRPAVAALVACEPGATVIAGVDALHTALNTSGTGAGVGLSSREWTEVTAAVERATSYLFAVKLATIAGLDAAKLSERPSRAAARDSRRPASDELAPVLRISGRTATSLVGLARQAADLPAAEEALLAGVMTAAQFQVLADICRRLPDGPDGDRARAQVEAQAVKAAATLSRTRLLDALHEAALAADPGFAARSMAAGVEQRDVVLRPSSVPGCQQVVATLETADAARVWQVIQQIAAQAKDGDTYAPDTTADGPEQDHEEELRSLAQRRADVFVSLVVGDFSPTPQIIAEALGQPAPDADGDSDDDDGDDDEDGQDAGSPGQPPVGELAPDTRKPVRIPTPEQRARLSEIHIVVLADDLADLDDPEDPDGPSSDPDDGPRDGPGGEDPPPGPSSPSPPLADTFGTPPSSAPPCPPRERPRSTTAPASPKPTGQPTTAPVPTPPRPRSPQNTQNTQSARAPGAPAPAPISARGAQRLRAARAARSARRALAGYGPFGHVPGIGRLAPHTTRTAVRAARWRRLVADPTTGVLTHRSRWTLPAPDTLPTLTTRSTTQHLALLLAQTAAPDPNDPATRIEVTYRPSVLLAAHVRTRDGVCISPVCHHSARAGATQLDHTTAWGPATPTRLRGGLTQAGNLGCICQRWHTAKTHGGWDLTQPSPGTFTWTSPTGRVYHRSATPLLPDLTDVLGADPWSAPGPHSRADASAGPHAGQAR comes from the coding sequence ATGACCTCCAGCGCACCCCCGCGGTGGGCCCTGGGCGACCCCGCCGAGGACCCCACCTCCGGGAGCGCCCCGGAGGAGCCCTTCGACCTCGACACCGAGGCTGACGACCCGGACCACCCGGCTGAGGCGGGGGCCCGCTTCAGCACCTCCTGGTGGACCCACCAGCTGACGTCCGACCCGCTGACGGGGACGATCGCCGAGCGCCGCCGGATCCGACCCGCCGTAGCGGCGCTGGTCGCCTGCGAGCCCGGCGCGACCGTCATCGCCGGGGTCGACGCCCTGCACACCGCCCTGAACACCTCTGGCACGGGCGCGGGTGTGGGCCTGAGCAGCCGGGAGTGGACCGAGGTCACCGCCGCGGTGGAGCGGGCCACCTCCTACCTGTTCGCTGTCAAGCTCGCCACCATCGCCGGGCTGGACGCCGCCAAGCTGTCCGAACGACCCTCACGCGCGGCGGCCAGAGACTCCCGCCGACCCGCCTCCGATGAGCTGGCCCCTGTGCTGCGGATCTCCGGACGCACCGCCACATCCCTGGTCGGCCTGGCCCGCCAGGCCGCCGACCTGCCTGCCGCCGAAGAGGCCCTCCTGGCCGGGGTGATGACCGCAGCGCAGTTCCAGGTCCTGGCCGACATCTGCCGGCGGCTGCCCGATGGTCCCGACGGAGACCGCGCACGGGCCCAGGTGGAAGCCCAGGCCGTCAAGGCAGCGGCCACCTTGAGCCGGACCCGGCTGCTCGACGCCCTGCACGAGGCCGCCCTGGCGGCAGATCCGGGGTTCGCGGCGCGGTCGATGGCGGCGGGGGTCGAGCAGCGCGACGTGGTCCTGCGGCCTTCCTCGGTGCCGGGCTGCCAGCAGGTGGTCGCCACCCTGGAGACCGCCGACGCGGCGCGGGTGTGGCAGGTGATCCAGCAGATCGCCGCCCAGGCCAAGGACGGGGACACCTACGCCCCCGACACCACCGCCGACGGGCCCGAGCAGGACCACGAGGAGGAGCTGCGCAGCCTGGCCCAGCGCCGCGCTGACGTCTTCGTCAGCCTGGTCGTGGGGGACTTCTCCCCGACCCCGCAGATCATCGCCGAGGCTCTGGGACAGCCAGCCCCCGATGCTGACGGCGACAGCGACGACGACGACGGCGACGACGACGAGGACGGGCAGGACGCCGGGTCCCCCGGTCAGCCACCGGTGGGCGAGCTCGCCCCGGACACCCGCAAGCCGGTGCGCATCCCCACCCCTGAGCAGCGGGCGCGCCTCTCCGAGATCCACATCGTGGTCCTGGCCGATGACCTCGCCGACCTTGACGACCCCGAAGACCCCGACGGGCCGAGCAGCGACCCAGATGACGGCCCAAGGGACGGCCCTGGCGGTGAAGACCCACCGCCGGGTCCGAGCAGCCCGAGCCCGCCGCTGGCCGACACCTTCGGGACCCCGCCGAGCAGCGCTCCACCCTGCCCGCCACGAGAACGACCCCGCTCCACAACTGCACCCGCCTCCCCCAAGCCCACCGGCCAGCCCACGACGGCGCCGGTGCCCACCCCGCCACGCCCCCGCAGCCCCCAGAACACCCAGAACACCCAGAGCGCCCGAGCCCCCGGGGCGCCTGCGCCTGCCCCCATCAGTGCACGGGGCGCGCAGCGGCTGCGGGCTGCTCGTGCTGCTCGCTCCGCCCGCCGCGCCCTGGCCGGGTACGGACCCTTCGGCCACGTCCCCGGCATCGGACGCCTCGCCCCCCACACCACCCGCACCGCGGTCCGCGCAGCCCGCTGGCGGCGCCTGGTCGCCGACCCCACCACCGGGGTGCTGACCCACCGCTCCCGCTGGACCCTGCCCGCCCCCGACACCCTCCCCACCCTCACCACCCGCAGCACCACCCAGCACCTGGCGCTGCTGCTGGCCCAGACCGCAGCCCCCGACCCGAACGACCCCGCAACCCGCATCGAAGTCACCTACCGACCCTCAGTGCTGCTGGCCGCCCACGTGCGCACCCGCGACGGGGTCTGCATCTCCCCGGTCTGCCACCACAGCGCCCGCGCCGGGGCCACCCAGCTGGACCACACCACCGCCTGGGGCCCGGCGACCCCCACCCGCCTGCGCGGAGGACTCACCCAAGCCGGCAACCTCGGCTGCATCTGCCAGCGCTGGCACACCGCCAAGACCCACGGCGGCTGGGACCTGACCCAGCCCAGCCCCGGCACCTTCACCTGGACCTCACCGACCGGACGGGTCTACCACCGCAGCGCCACCCCCCTGCTGCCCGACCTCACCGACGTCCTCGGCGCCGACCCGTGGAGTGCTCCTGGACCGCACAGTCGGGCCGACGCATCGGCCGGCCCTCACGCCGGGCAGGCCCGGTAG
- a CDS encoding endo alpha-1,4 polygalactosaminidase: MPVSRAGVPALAAGVVAVLLAGCAGAVPAPIRGQGAWALPPAGARFDYQLGGGYTPAEGVTVVARDRTERPAGLGYDVCYVNGFQTQPADSAAFAAAHPDLVVQTADGPLADPDWPDELLLDTSTPVKRAALLDLVGPWIRGCAASGFDAVEVDNLDSWTRSQGHLTAQGATTLAVEYARVAHQAGLAVAQKNAPELSARLRAAGYDLAVAESCEAFDECSAYTDHYPVVLDVEYTDELGADGFARVCAEARGRSGGLQRVLRDHDLLTPDDAGYAYRACPA; this comes from the coding sequence GTGCCCGTCAGCCGCGCCGGCGTCCCCGCGCTCGCGGCCGGTGTCGTCGCGGTGCTGCTCGCCGGCTGCGCCGGCGCGGTACCGGCGCCCATCCGCGGGCAGGGCGCCTGGGCGCTGCCGCCCGCCGGTGCCCGCTTCGACTACCAGCTCGGCGGTGGCTACACCCCGGCCGAGGGCGTCACCGTGGTGGCCCGCGACCGGACCGAGCGGCCCGCGGGCCTGGGGTACGACGTCTGCTACGTCAACGGGTTCCAGACCCAGCCGGCCGACTCCGCGGCCTTCGCCGCGGCACACCCCGACCTGGTGGTGCAGACCGCCGACGGGCCCCTGGCCGACCCGGACTGGCCGGACGAGCTGCTGCTGGACACCTCCACCCCCGTGAAGCGCGCGGCGCTGCTGGACCTCGTGGGGCCCTGGATCCGCGGCTGCGCGGCCTCGGGGTTCGACGCCGTGGAGGTCGACAACCTCGACAGCTGGACCCGCTCGCAGGGGCACCTGACCGCCCAGGGCGCCACCACGCTGGCGGTGGAGTACGCCCGGGTCGCGCACCAGGCGGGGCTGGCGGTCGCGCAGAAGAACGCCCCCGAGCTGTCAGCACGGCTGCGCGCCGCCGGGTACGACCTGGCGGTGGCCGAGTCCTGCGAGGCCTTCGACGAGTGCAGCGCCTACACCGACCACTACCCGGTGGTGCTCGACGTCGAGTACACCGACGAGCTGGGTGCCGACGGCTTCGCGCGGGTGTGCGCCGAGGCCCGTGGCCGCAGCGGCGGTCTGCAGCGGGTGCTGCGCGACCACGACCTGCTCACCCCCGACGACGCCGGCTACGCCTACCGGGCCTGCCCGGCGTGA
- a CDS encoding CG0192-related protein produces the protein MAVHHAATIVPTKAELLAAWVPAQPWAAGADTSSLTKVGSYRFDDPAGEVGVETHVLATADGQVLHVPLTYRGAPRAGGEGSLVTTMTHTTLGDRWVYDARHDPVYAAALATAIATGGREADLFLATPDGLEPQPASARVRGSGSGTSPAAGAWADPRVTVDGATSRLEGDGAALTVLHVLSTTTTVSAPADGLVLTGTWPGQEEPVLLAEHRLDAASGS, from the coding sequence ATGGCCGTCCACCACGCCGCCACGATCGTCCCCACCAAGGCGGAGCTGCTGGCGGCCTGGGTGCCCGCCCAGCCGTGGGCCGCAGGCGCCGACACGTCCTCGCTCACCAAGGTCGGCTCGTACCGCTTCGACGACCCGGCCGGCGAGGTGGGGGTGGAGACGCACGTGCTGGCCACCGCCGACGGGCAGGTGCTCCACGTGCCGCTGACGTACCGCGGAGCCCCGCGCGCCGGCGGCGAGGGCTCGCTGGTCACCACGATGACCCACACCACGCTGGGTGACCGCTGGGTCTACGACGCCCGCCACGACCCGGTCTACGCCGCCGCCCTGGCCACCGCGATCGCCACCGGTGGGCGCGAGGCCGACCTGTTCCTGGCCACTCCGGACGGGCTCGAGCCGCAGCCCGCCTCGGCGCGCGTGCGCGGCAGCGGATCGGGCACCTCCCCCGCGGCCGGCGCCTGGGCCGACCCGCGCGTGACCGTCGACGGCGCCACGTCGCGCCTCGAGGGTGACGGCGCTGCCCTCACCGTCCTGCACGTCCTGAGCACGACGACGACGGTGAGCGCGCCGGCGGACGGGCTCGTGCTGACCGGCACGTGGCCCGGCCAGGAGGAGCCCGTGCTTCTCGCCGAGCACCGGCTTGACGCCGCGTCAGGGTCCTGA
- a CDS encoding LacI family DNA-binding transcriptional regulator, translated as MTPQASNKPAGRVTMADVARRAGVSVSTVSLVLNDSKTVQIADLTRQKVRRAAKELEFRPNRLARSLRMQQADTVGVITNRVIGPLFAGRMLSGLQGALAGSGVVPMLIETDDDPASNDAAVTALIDRGVAALVFVSIEPMAVHPSPLLGDTRTIYLNCWPAEPDDSAVLLADEYAGGLAAASAVVQRGHHRTAYLGGRPSEYAAVQRSRAFVDATRAAGLDPAEQKVSFGDYTLESAYHQAREAFSGHRPTALVCGNDFMAIGAMLAMRDLGVSVPGEVSIVGFDDIPEIADGVRPALTTVELPHAEMGRRAGEILLGRRQPEGRELVPCELVQRDSLQDAPSA; from the coding sequence ATGACGCCTCAGGCCAGCAACAAGCCCGCCGGCCGGGTGACCATGGCCGACGTGGCCCGCCGGGCCGGCGTCTCGGTCTCCACCGTCTCCCTGGTCCTCAACGACAGCAAGACCGTGCAGATCGCCGACCTGACCCGCCAGAAGGTGAGGCGAGCCGCCAAGGAGCTGGAGTTCCGGCCCAACCGCCTCGCCCGCTCGCTGCGCATGCAGCAGGCCGACACCGTCGGCGTCATCACCAACCGCGTCATCGGTCCCCTGTTCGCCGGCCGCATGCTCAGCGGGCTGCAGGGAGCCCTCGCCGGCTCGGGCGTGGTGCCCATGCTCATCGAGACCGATGACGACCCGGCCAGCAACGACGCCGCCGTCACCGCGCTCATCGACCGCGGGGTGGCGGCCCTGGTCTTCGTCTCCATCGAGCCGATGGCGGTTCACCCCAGCCCGCTGCTCGGGGACACCCGCACGATCTACCTCAACTGCTGGCCTGCCGAGCCCGACGACTCCGCCGTGCTGCTCGCCGACGAGTACGCCGGTGGCCTGGCAGCGGCCTCGGCGGTGGTGCAGCGCGGCCACCACCGCACCGCCTACCTCGGCGGACGGCCGTCGGAGTACGCAGCCGTCCAACGCTCACGCGCCTTCGTCGATGCCACCCGCGCGGCTGGTCTCGACCCGGCCGAGCAGAAGGTCAGCTTCGGGGACTACACCCTGGAGTCCGCGTACCACCAAGCGCGCGAGGCCTTCTCCGGGCACCGACCCACCGCCCTGGTGTGCGGGAACGACTTCATGGCCATCGGGGCGATGCTCGCCATGAGGGACCTGGGCGTCTCGGTGCCCGGCGAGGTGAGCATCGTCGGGTTCGACGACATCCCGGAGATCGCTGACGGAGTCCGGCCGGCGCTCACCACGGTGGAGCTCCCGCACGCCGAGATGGGGCGGCGCGCAGGGGAGATCCTCCTCGGACGCCGTCAGCCAGAGGGCCGCGAGCTCGTGCCCTGCGAGCTCGTCCAGCGCGACTCCCTGCAGGACGCTCCGAGCGCGTGA
- a CDS encoding glycoside hydrolase family 32 protein: MSDHLTPRFHVRPPKGFLNDPNGPIQVGGTTHLYFQNRPVLDTSTPVQWGHATSTDLVRWQLHRPAMVSTPDGPDRDGVYSGNTIVDAHGNVRAFYSGYVRELPFQSVLTAVSLDGGASFSAPELAVDDPAPEERVLMFRDPFVWHDGERWQMVVGSERAGQVAAVRRYDSDDLTGWTYRGEWMHRRRSLTADGHDTGAGWECPQAVTVGGVDSVLVAAWAQAYLTGKVLVLDDTPGGVERPYPIDHGTSFYAPSIMRDSPAGPLVFGWLRESLETDAWADQGWAGVISLPRMLSRGGDGTLRSAPLPAMDTLRAGDAQEADGALLDTTCFELELPMASAATRLSFGAGEEVVITVDLEADTVTLDHDRASLDHRAHRGVVTAPGALAGGTQPWAVRVFVDGSVIEVFTAAGRAISARAYPTTPPPWKVQSVPGARLWHLR, from the coding sequence ATGAGCGACCACCTCACCCCTCGCTTCCACGTCCGTCCTCCGAAGGGGTTCCTCAACGACCCCAACGGCCCGATCCAGGTGGGCGGCACCACCCACCTGTACTTCCAGAACCGTCCCGTGCTGGACACCTCCACCCCGGTCCAGTGGGGTCACGCCACCAGCACCGACCTGGTGCGCTGGCAGCTGCACCGCCCGGCGATGGTCTCCACACCGGACGGCCCGGACCGCGACGGCGTCTACTCCGGCAACACCATCGTCGACGCCCACGGGAACGTGCGGGCCTTCTACTCGGGCTACGTGCGCGAGCTGCCGTTCCAGTCGGTGCTCACCGCGGTCTCCCTCGACGGCGGCGCCTCCTTCAGCGCGCCGGAGCTGGCGGTGGATGACCCCGCGCCCGAGGAGCGCGTGCTCATGTTCCGCGATCCGTTCGTCTGGCACGACGGCGAGCGCTGGCAGATGGTCGTCGGCTCTGAGCGAGCCGGGCAGGTGGCGGCCGTGCGCCGCTACGACTCCGACGACCTGACCGGGTGGACCTACCGCGGCGAGTGGATGCACCGCCGCCGGTCCCTCACCGCCGACGGTCACGACACCGGCGCCGGCTGGGAGTGCCCGCAGGCGGTCACCGTGGGCGGCGTCGACTCGGTGCTCGTGGCGGCCTGGGCCCAGGCCTACCTGACGGGGAAGGTGCTGGTGCTCGACGACACTCCCGGTGGTGTCGAGCGTCCGTACCCCATCGACCACGGCACCAGCTTCTACGCACCATCGATCATGCGCGACAGTCCCGCCGGCCCCTTGGTGTTCGGCTGGCTCCGCGAGTCGCTCGAGACCGACGCTTGGGCCGATCAGGGCTGGGCCGGAGTGATCTCGCTCCCGCGCATGCTCAGCCGCGGTGGCGACGGGACCCTGCGCAGCGCCCCCCTCCCGGCGATGGACACCCTCCGCGCTGGCGACGCCCAGGAGGCCGACGGCGCGCTGCTGGACACGACCTGCTTCGAGCTGGAGCTGCCGATGGCCTCGGCCGCCACCCGGCTGAGCTTCGGCGCGGGGGAGGAGGTCGTCATCACGGTCGACCTCGAGGCCGACACCGTGACCCTCGACCACGACCGTGCGAGCCTGGACCACCGCGCGCACCGCGGTGTCGTCACGGCGCCGGGCGCGCTGGCCGGCGGCACGCAGCCGTGGGCTGTCAGGGTCTTCGTGGACGGTTCCGTCATCGAGGTGTTCACCGCCGCGGGTCGCGCCATCTCGGCGCGCGCCTACCCGACCACGCCGCCGCCGTGGAAGGTGCAGTCAGTGCCCGGCGCCCGGCTCTGGCACCTCCGATGA
- a CDS encoding carbohydrate ABC transporter permease encodes MPRTASTVGGLTRAVGRSLGIVVLVVAAVTALGPLLWTLTTSLRTPAESFTNPPQWLPLHPDFSNYAAVFEQIPIGRFFLNSVIVTLLIVAGQTVTCMLSGYAFAMLKFPGRNAIFFAFLATMMVPLQTIIIPVFVIVRYMGLSDSLGSLVIPALGSAFGTFLMRQYFLQMPKELGEAATIDGASYFQVFSLVYARMAGPAIATLAILNFSGFWAEFYRPLIFLQTQDNYTLPLGLVGLQGNLGTGSISVVLAGVVLAMIPSVLLFIFAQRYFIEGITAGSFR; translated from the coding sequence TTGCCCCGCACCGCGTCCACCGTCGGAGGCCTGACCAGGGCCGTCGGACGCAGCCTCGGCATCGTCGTCCTCGTGGTGGCGGCGGTGACCGCCCTCGGCCCGCTGCTGTGGACCCTCACCACATCGCTGCGCACGCCGGCGGAGTCCTTCACCAACCCGCCGCAGTGGCTGCCGCTGCACCCGGACTTCTCCAACTACGCGGCCGTCTTCGAGCAGATCCCGATCGGGCGGTTCTTCCTCAACAGCGTGATCGTGACGCTGCTGATCGTCGCGGGGCAGACCGTCACGTGCATGCTGTCCGGCTACGCCTTCGCGATGCTGAAGTTCCCGGGCCGCAACGCCATCTTCTTCGCCTTCCTGGCCACGATGATGGTGCCGCTCCAGACGATCATCATCCCGGTCTTCGTGATCGTCAGGTACATGGGCCTGAGCGACAGCCTCGGGAGCCTGGTGATCCCCGCACTTGGCAGCGCGTTCGGCACCTTCCTCATGCGGCAGTACTTCCTGCAGATGCCCAAGGAGCTCGGCGAGGCCGCCACCATCGACGGCGCCAGCTACTTCCAGGTCTTCTCGCTGGTCTACGCCCGCATGGCCGGCCCGGCGATCGCCACCCTGGCGATCCTCAACTTCTCTGGGTTCTGGGCCGAGTTCTACCGGCCGCTGATCTTCCTGCAGACGCAGGACAACTACACCCTCCCGCTGGGCCTGGTGGGCCTGCAGGGCAACCTCGGCACGGGGTCGATCTCGGTCGTCCTGGCCGGCGTGGTGCTGGCGATGATCCCCAGCGTCCTGCTGTTCATCTTCGCCCAGCGCTACTTCATCGAAGGAATCACGGCGGGATCATTCCGATGA